In Microbacterium sp. zg-Y818, the genomic window TCCACCGCGGTGCCCTCGAGCATGAGCGGCGCCTGGAAGTCGGTGATCGACCGCAGCGCTTCCATGAAGCTCTCGCGCGTCGGCTCGGTCATCTCCATGAACGCCTGCTCGAGGGTCGCCCCGACCATGTAGCTCCACATGCAGTGCGGGAAGGCGGGCATGTCCTGGTAGTCCGCGTACTCCTTGAGACTGGCCAGGAACGTCTGCACGTCCTCGTCCTCGGCGAAGGCGGGACTCGCGGGGGCCTTGGCGAAGGACACCGAGTAGACACCGGGGAAAGCCTCGGCGCCGCCGGGCTGCAGGATCGCCGCGGGGCTGGAGGTGTTGGAGGGCAGGAACCAGCTGGGAGTCCAGCCGAGCTGCTGCGCCTTCTGCAGCGAAGAGATCACCAGCGGGGTGATCGACATCGCATTGAAGAAGACGTCGGCATCGGATGCCGCGAGCTCGGTGAGCTGCCCGTCCACCGCCGTGTCGGTCGCCTCGTAGGTGAGCTCCTCGACGATCTCCACGTTGTCGGCCCCCTCGACGGCCTCCTTGAAGCCTTCGACGTAGCCCTCGCCGAAGTCGTCGTTCTGGGACAGGATCGCCACCTTGTGGTCATCACCGGACGCCACGAGCAGCTCGCCGAACGCCAGCCCTTCGTTCTGGTAGATCGGCACGAAGCCCAGCTGAGACGGGCTCTCGCCGGTGTCGCTGAAGATCGGATCGCCCGTCATGACGAGCACCTGCGGCACCTCGTCGGCGATCGCGGCCTCGAGGTAGGCGCGGTTGGTCGGGGTGCCCAGGCCCGAGGTCATCGCGAACACGCTGTCCTTGAGCTGGTCGTAGTTGGCCTTTGCCTTCTGCGGATCGTACGCGTCGTCGAGGGCCTCGATGTCGACGGTGCGGGTCACACCGTCGCCGAACTCGATCCCGCCCTCGGCGTTGCGCTCACCGAAGTACGCGGTGATGCCCGCCACGGTGCAGGTGCCCGGCCCCGCCGTCGGCCCGCTCAGCGGGGTCGTGATGCCGAGGGCGATCGAGCTGTCCGTGATGCCTGGGCTCGCCGGTGCGGCGTCGTCGGTCGCCCCCGTCCCCTCACCGCCGCGTGCACAGCCGGCGAGCGTCAATGCGAGCGCAGAGCCGAGGGCGACGATGCCCAGCATGCTCCGATGTCTCTTGCTCATGTTCATGACTGATCGTGCCTCTCTGTTTGGGTTCCCTTCGTCGCGGCGGGCGTCGGGACGTCCGTGCTCGAAGTGGGTGGTGCGCCGGGGTGGTGCTCGCGGCCGCCGGCGGCGCGTCGGCGCAGGCGCTGCAGGCGGGCGGGAAGCGATGCCAGCCCGCCGGGGAGGACGAACAGCACGAGCAGGAGCAGCGCGCCCTGCAGGACGGCGGTGAGGCTCGGGTCGACGGCGTTCGTCAGCTGCGGGGCCAGCACGTAGTAGGCGCCGCCGAGGAGCGAGCCGACGATGCTGCCGGCACCGCCGATGACCATCGCCGCCAGCAGCTGGATGGAGTGCCCGAAGCTGAGGGTCTCGGGCGACGTGTACTGCACGACCACCATGTACAGAAAGCCGCTGACGCCGCCGATGAGCGAGGCGATGGTGAAGGCGAGCACTTTGAAGCGGTAGGGCGAGATGCCCATCGACGAGGCGACGGCCTCGTTCTCTTTCACGATGGCGAAGGCGCGGCCGTACTTTCCCCGCACGAGGTTGCGGGTGAGCAGGAACACGATTCCGCCGATCAGGATCACGATGTACAGCTGCCACTGGTCGTCGTACAGACCGGTCCACTCGGGGGCGTCGGAGAACCGGGCCGAGGTGCCCTGCGATCCGCCGGTGAACTCCGACAGCCGTTTGGCCAGCGGCACCCCCACGATCGGCAGCGCGATCGTGACCATGGCGATCGCCAGGCCACCCAGTCGTGCCGCCGCGAGCGCGATGACCAGCCCCACGATCCCCGGGATGAGCACGCTGGCAAGCAGGACGAGGACGATGTTCACGTCGTTGCGCACCCCGTAGGCGGTGACGTACGCGCCGAGCCCGACGAAGAAGATCTGCCCGAGCGACACCTGTCCGGTGTAGCCCATCACCACATTGAGTCCGAGCACGGCGACGGCGAAGACGCCGATGCGGGCGAGCGTCTGATTGGCGAACTCCGGCAGAGCCAGCGGCAGCAGCAGCACGGCGACGACGATCACGAGCGCGATTACCAGCCGAACCCACCGGCGGGAGAAGAAGGCGGAGGAGGCGGGCATCAGACTCGCACCACCGATCTGCGTCCGAACAGACCTTGGGGTCTCACGATCAGCACGATGAAGATCAGCACGAACGGCACAGCGACCTTCAAGTCGTATCCGATGAACGGCACGTACACGGCGGCGAGGTTCTCGAGGACGCCGATGATCCAGGCGGCCAGGACCACGCCGATGGGGCTGGACATGCCGCCGAGGATGACGGCGGCGAGGGCGTAGACCAGCGCCGTGTCCATCATTCCGGGGGTCAGCGTCAGCTGCGGCGCGATGAGGGCGCCCGCCACCGCGCCCAGACACGCGGCCAGGCCCCACCCGACCATCAGCAGCCGGCCGACGGGCAACCCCGAGAAGGCGGCGGACTGCGGGTTCACTGCGACCGCACGCAGCGCCAGCCCGAGCTTCGTGCCGAGGAACAGCCCCTGCAGCAGGAGCATGATCGCGATGATCACCACCGTCGTGCCGATGGAGCGCACGCTCACCGCCGCCCCGAACACCGAGACGGTGTCAAGCGGAAACAGCGAGGGGAACTGCTGGTTGTTGTAGGTCCACAGCCAGCCGCAGACGCCGGTGATCAGCGTGAGCAGCCCGATCGTGACCACCACCGCCGTGTCGGGGTCGCCTTGCTCGAAGCGGCGCATCACGTACCGCTCGATGACCGCGCCCATCAGGAACGAAACCACGACGGAGAGCAGGATCGCGAGGATCAGCGGCACCCCGAGCCCCGCGAACCACCAGGCGATGTAGGCGGAGAGGACCGCCATGCCGCCCTGGGCGAAGTTGATCAGCCCGGTGGCCTGATTCACCAGCACGATGGCGAGGGCGAGGGCCGCGTAGACGGAGCCGAGCGACAGACCGTCCACCACGAGCTGGATGAAGGTGCCCATCTCAGCCCCCCAGGTACGCGCGTCGGATCTCGTCCATGCCCCTGAGCTCGGCCGAGGTGCCCGTGAGGGCGTTGTGTCCGGTCTCGAGCACCGTCGCGGTGTCGACGAGCCGGAAGGCGAGATTGGCGTTCTGCTCGACCACCAGCATCGCGATCCCCGACTCGCGCCTCAGCCGCGCGATCGCGTCGTAGACGTTCTTGGCGGTGGACGGCGCGAGGCCGAGCGACGCCTCGTCGAGCAGCATGAGCCGGGGCTTGGCCATGACGCCGCGCGCGACGGCGAGCATCTGCTGTTCGCCCCCGGAGAGCGCAGAGCCGTGCGAGCGGATGCGTTCACGCAGGTTCGGGAACAGGTCGAGGCAGTACTCGATGTCCGCCGCGATGCCCTTGCGATCCTTGCGCCGGTACGCCCCCACGCGAAGGTTCTCCCGCACCGTGAGCCCGCCGAGGGTCCCCCGCCCTTCGGGCACGTGGGCGATCCCGAGGGAAGCCACGCGGTCGGGCCGGCTGCCGCGGATGTCCTTGCCGTCGAAGCGGATGCCGCCACCGGCGCGCACCGTCCCGCTGATGGCGCGCAACGTGGTGGTCTTGCCTGCGCCGTTGGCACCGAGGATGCCGACAGCGCCGCCCTCGGGCACCGTCAGCGACACACCGTCGAGCACCTGCACGGGTCCGTAGAACGCGGTGACGTCCTCGAGTTCAAGCAGCGTCATCGACGGCCTCCTTACCGATGTACGCCTCGATGACGCGCGGATCGGACTGCGCCTGGGCGGCGGTGCCCTCCATCAGCTTGCTCCCGTGATCGAGCACGACCACCCGGTCGGTCAATGCGGCGATGAGACCCATGTGGTGCTCGACGATCACGACGGTGATGTCGTCGTCGCGGATGGCACGCACGGAGTGGATGAGCTGTTCGACCTCGGAGTGCGGCAGGCCCGCGGCCGGTTCGTCCAGCAGCAGCAGGCTCGGCCGCGACAGCAGCGCGCGGCACAGTTCGATGCCCTTGTGCAGTCCATGCGAGAGCTCGTCGGCAGGCAGGTGCGCCGCCCAGCCGAGGCCGTGGCGCTCGAGCAGTTCGACCGCCTCGGCGCGAAGCCGGCGCTCGGAGCGCACGGTGCGCGGCAGCCGCAAGGACCAGCTCACCGGCCCGCCGGGCAGCCGGGTGTGGGCACCCAGCAGCACATTCTCCAGAACGCTCGAGTGCAGCTGCAGGGCCGGATGCTGGAACGTGCGGGCGAGCCCCCGTTGCGCCAGAGCGGCCGGCGTCGATCCCAGCATCTCCTCCCCGTCGATCGTGATCGAGCCGGAGCTGGGCCGGTAGTGCCCGCT contains:
- a CDS encoding ABC transporter substrate-binding protein, which codes for MSKRHRSMLGIVALGSALALTLAGCARGGEGTGATDDAAPASPGITDSSIALGITTPLSGPTAGPGTCTVAGITAYFGERNAEGGIEFGDGVTRTVDIEALDDAYDPQKAKANYDQLKDSVFAMTSGLGTPTNRAYLEAAIADEVPQVLVMTGDPIFSDTGESPSQLGFVPIYQNEGLAFGELLVASGDDHKVAILSQNDDFGEGYVEGFKEAVEGADNVEIVEELTYEATDTAVDGQLTELAASDADVFFNAMSITPLVISSLQKAQQLGWTPSWFLPSNTSSPAAILQPGGAEAFPGVYSVSFAKAPASPAFAEDEDVQTFLASLKEYADYQDMPAFPHCMWSYMVGATLEQAFMEMTEPTRESFMEALRSITDFQAPLMLEGTAVDTTTDGQPAVSSVVVQKYNGKGYDTVESFG
- a CDS encoding branched-chain amino acid ABC transporter permease encodes the protein MPASSAFFSRRWVRLVIALVIVVAVLLLPLALPEFANQTLARIGVFAVAVLGLNVVMGYTGQVSLGQIFFVGLGAYVTAYGVRNDVNIVLVLLASVLIPGIVGLVIALAAARLGGLAIAMVTIALPIVGVPLAKRLSEFTGGSQGTSARFSDAPEWTGLYDDQWQLYIVILIGGIVFLLTRNLVRGKYGRAFAIVKENEAVASSMGISPYRFKVLAFTIASLIGGVSGFLYMVVVQYTSPETLSFGHSIQLLAAMVIGGAGSIVGSLLGGAYYVLAPQLTNAVDPSLTAVLQGALLLLVLFVLPGGLASLPARLQRLRRRAAGGREHHPGAPPTSSTDVPTPAATKGTQTERHDQS
- a CDS encoding branched-chain amino acid ABC transporter permease gives rise to the protein MGTFIQLVVDGLSLGSVYAALALAIVLVNQATGLINFAQGGMAVLSAYIAWWFAGLGVPLILAILLSVVVSFLMGAVIERYVMRRFEQGDPDTAVVVTIGLLTLITGVCGWLWTYNNQQFPSLFPLDTVSVFGAAVSVRSIGTTVVIIAIMLLLQGLFLGTKLGLALRAVAVNPQSAAFSGLPVGRLLMVGWGLAACLGAVAGALIAPQLTLTPGMMDTALVYALAAVILGGMSSPIGVVLAAWIIGVLENLAAVYVPFIGYDLKVAVPFVLIFIVLIVRPQGLFGRRSVVRV
- a CDS encoding ABC transporter ATP-binding protein, with product MTLLELEDVTAFYGPVQVLDGVSLTVPEGGAVGILGANGAGKTTTLRAISGTVRAGGGIRFDGKDIRGSRPDRVASLGIAHVPEGRGTLGGLTVRENLRVGAYRRKDRKGIAADIEYCLDLFPNLRERIRSHGSALSGGEQQMLAVARGVMAKPRLMLLDEASLGLAPSTAKNVYDAIARLRRESGIAMLVVEQNANLAFRLVDTATVLETGHNALTGTSAELRGMDEIRRAYLGG
- a CDS encoding ABC transporter ATP-binding protein, with product MAARLALQEVTLRFGGITVLRDVGFTVEPGEIFGLVGPNGAGKTSLFNCISGHYRPSSGSITIDGEEMLGSTPAALAQRGLARTFQHPALQLHSSVLENVLLGAHTRLPGGPVSWSLRLPRTVRSERRLRAEAVELLERHGLGWAAHLPADELSHGLHKGIELCRALLSRPSLLLLDEPAAGLPHSEVEQLIHSVRAIRDDDITVVIVEHHMGLIAALTDRVVVLDHGSKLMEGTAAQAQSDPRVIEAYIGKEAVDDAA